A window of Daphnia pulicaria isolate SC F1-1A chromosome 10, SC_F0-13Bv2, whole genome shotgun sequence contains these coding sequences:
- the LOC124313854 gene encoding tensin-1-like isoform X6 — protein MAPAPTHWTRFLQCSTCLYSKQQRSDENGTEPLMSRPSSGARQATISPSRRMDSLSGCGGPSSSSAMDLSFVTERILALSFPPEMDTSTYREALHQAASMLQTKHGDNYMVFNLSLPRKEIGLWNPRVLDVGWPDQLAPPLERLCSVCRALDSWLQADPQHVAVLHSKCGLQRVGVVVAAYCEYTGLCPPNQQEQQSLDRFSMKRFLNERVGGLRTPSDKRYVEYFAGLLSGAIQVNSSPLFLDHVTVVGIPAFQSNGGCRAFFKVYQGSVPVHTSSIYNLHDSARHFTMSLGERGLALRGDILVKCYHRHRLPVDGRETIFSLQFHTCAVTQHTLVFQRQDLDDACQDLRFPLDGSVRLHFSTSPESRLMGVNETHTRYTVESSTGDPVVRWDSYDTMTDSASCPDDHHHHDVSSAGSTQNHRLAHTYGPLDGSLYAKVLKQNSPKTPPSSSPPPLVVTGQTSSSSGEQRSASRFSDPSSSSLTSGGTSADYHHLHHHLNHHHHLSHHPVQFLNSPHVASTDSGISSAGVVRSGGGSSTHNRELGGSGSTSASPPHSGRSAESSGAGGVFLDPPPQTPSPVQQQQQQQQQQLQSSPQAGLQRMPSIVETRAEIHRADGRDVMMTGSSSSSSSAPPPPSLTATAELDQLLSGMLMNVQNIPDIRPEHRHHYHQRGDDIDVDSIQVKFDLTPTRDTTDRSAPPPSSHPVVRKNSNNSSSGYVYESDTVRRAYPAAPPTTQADAAPVLKMPSGPVPQTPPPSQQQQQPSVRPKDIPYHAREDSKPFTYGMVGMAAPPTNGHHHHHHHQENGNGGGAGSNGMASAMMTSTPVASASMHGRNWKESSSNTINGQQASKRLESPSLVRKFSNGSEPVNISPVRSSPRIPVPSIADPVSPRPIRKLSESLLLSNGGGATPSDATLASNASIQPVATSSPRLDNSRNRTSSTTSEMMKAMPTTPQLQHRDISLEETIQDISTSPDSSRMSNDMAGLSWLQRQQQKLRERKDSMRRAERNPQEVRLMSELQSSRQFRGQQLLQHQQSTTSSTMGGGGGSHRPVDDAGYLSDVTLFSELDMVNTSREGSPDIRSLYATPLHINTAGTYGQYQQSKAGQAGSGVNKTLSSSNPASPLLTHRSASLERSGRYLSGGGDMQQQQQQQQQQQQQQQQQRLTLTRQKSDMSHDRERPFVAVKRAHEQHIKTLNNSNGGQLNPNDLLVAAASPYGLIGYHNGSSPTETAAVEPSASRTGLLSTVTDTTSSPSSANAVHQPVNRLGNLDWLIHSLNTNLPDPAALIRQPNLTPNLKHMIQGGGNNNNNSTATTTNTTSVHQRSPQHVAHQGKSPLNNRHHSFSSSLPARANFVPVTGMASNSTNTNNKFPKSSDSVMSWNSSLSGDLDMSGNRPTTPAFPVVPRTPYLNVHHQGHYGGGRQSIDSPVTPTSSHSGAGLPPKSPTTQRRYPAGFQQQVNIQPYSPTPPSTAKILRKWPSNSSVSSKERSISPSPSSAYLGQSQSRRSSVQSVNGLSEPQEVSSVHVNFVKDNSRYWYKPNIAREDAINMLKDQSPGTFIVRDSNSFPGAFGLALKVATPPPHVAGKNIADPSSELVRHFLIEPTSKGVRIKGCSNEPVFGSLSALIYQHSVTPLALPIKLVLPENDLMLKDGSSTAVQSLASPTTQLLTQGAACSLLYLFTMDTESLTGPQAIQRTMTHLLDAKPLPVPTIVHFKVSSQGITLTDNERKLFFRRHYPVLTVSYCGLDPEDRRWNQRSEETGLPISSNRCFGFIARKQASKTDNQCHIFAELEAEQPATAIVNFVTKVMMTSSPSPSSSHSKNNV, from the exons AATGGCACCGAACCGCTGATGAGTCGTCCGTCATCCGGCGCTAGACAG GCGACCATCTCGCCATCTCGCCGGATGGACTCTTTGTCGGGCTGCGGAggaccgtcgtcgtcgtcggccatGGACTTGAGTTTCGTGACGGAACGAATTCTGGCGCTGAGTTTCCCGCCCGAAATGGACACGTCCACATACAGAGAAGCCCTTCACCAGGCGGCCAGCATGCTTCAGACCAAGCACGGCGACAATTACATG GTGTTCAACCTGTCGTTGCCGAGGAAAGAGATTGGCCTGTGGAACCCTCGAGTGTTGGACGTTGGGTGGCCGGATCAACTAGCCCCACCTTTGGAAAGACTCTGCTCCGTCTGCCGGGCGCTCGACTCCTGGCTCCAAGCTGATCCCCAACACGTCGCTGTTCTCCATTCCAA GTGCGGTTTGCAGCGTGTGGGCGTGGTGGTAGCGGCCTACTGCGAGTACACTGGACTCTGCCCGCCCaatcagcaggagcagcaatCGTTGGATCGCTTCTCCATGAAGCGGTTCCTCAACGAACGAGTCGGCGGACTCCGAACGCCATCCGACAAAAG GTATGTGGAATACTTTGCCGGACTGTTGTCGGGTGCCATTCAGGTCAATTCCAGTCCGCTTTTCCTGGATCACGTCACCGTCGTCGGCATTCCGGCTTTCCAGTCCAACGGCGGCTGCCGCGCctttttcaaa GTGTACCAAGGTAGCGTTCCCGTGCACACGTCGTCCATCTACAACCTGCACGACAGCGCCCGCCATTTCACCATGTCGCTGGGCGAGCGCGGCCTGGCGCTGCGCGGCGACATCCTGGTCAAGTGCTACCACCGCCACCGACTACCGGTAGATGGCCGTGAGACCATCTTCAGCCTCCAGTTCCACACCTGCGCCGTCACCCAGCACACGCTAGTCTTCCAGCGCCAAGATCTGGACGACGCCTGTCAAG ATTTGCGTTTCCCGCTGGACGGTTCGGTTCGACTGCACTTCTCAACGAGTCCCGAGTCCCGCCTGATGGGCGTCAATGAAACGCACACCCGTTACACGGTCGAGTCGTCGACag GCGATCCGGTCGTTCGCTGGGATAGTTACGACACCATGACTGACTCGGCCAGCTGTCCGgatgatcatcatcatcatgacGTCTCGTCTGCCGGATCGACACAAA ATCACCGATTGGCGCATACGTACGGGCCGTTGGATGGTTCGCTGTACGCCAAAGTGCTGAAACAGAACAGTCCAAAGACACCGCCCAGCAGTAGTCCGCCGCCGTTAGTCGTGACTGGACAgacgtccagcagcagcggagaGCAGCGGAGTGCCAGTCGATTCAGCGATCCGTCATCGTCGTCTTTGACATCTGGCGGAACGTCTGCCGATTACCACCACCTGCATCACCATCTgaatcaccaccaccacctgagTCATCACCCGGTCCAGTTCCTCAACAGTCCGCATGTGGCCTCGACCGATTCCGGAATCTCGTCGGCCGGCGTAGTGCGCAGCGGAGGAGGCAGCAGCACCCACAACCGGGAATTGGGAGGCAGCGGGAGCACATCCGCGTCGCCTCCGCATTCCGGCCGATCGGCCGAGTCCTCTGGAGCCGGTGGAGTGTTTTTGGACCCGCCGCCGCAGACGCCCAGccccgtccagcagcagcagcaacaacaacaacaacaactacagtCGTCACCGCAGGCAGGGCTGCAAAGGATGCCGAGCATTGTGGAGACACGGGCGGAGATCCATCGGGCGGACGGCCGTGACGTCATGATGACGggctcttcttcgtcttcatctTCGGCTCCGCCTCCACCATCGCTCACGGCCACTGCCGAGCTGGACCAACTGTTGAGTGGTATGCTCATGAACGTTCAAAACATCCCCGACATCCGACCCGAGCACAGGCACCACTACCACCAGCGAGGTGACGACATTGACGTCGACAGCATTCAG GTCAAGTTTGATTTGACGCCAACCCGGGACACGACGGATCGCTCGGCTCCTCCTCCATCATCGCATCCGGTTGTCAGGAAGAACAGCAACAACTCGTCGTCGGGCTACGTCTACGAGAGCGACACTGTCCGACGGGCGTATCCAGCAGCTCCTCCCACGACGCAAGCCGACGCGGCGCCCGTCCTGAAAATGCCTTCCGGTCCAGTTCCGCAGACTCCGCCGccgtcccagcagcagcagcagccgtcgGTGAGACCCAAAGATATTCCGTACCACGCCCGCGAGGATAGTAAACCGTTCACGTACGGGATGGTGGGCATGGCGGCCCCGCCAACCaacggccaccaccaccaccaccaccatcaggaGAACGGAAACGGCGGAGGCGCCGGAAGTAATGGCATGGCGTCGGCGATGAtgacgagcacgccagtggccAGCGCCTCTATGCACGGACGCAACTGGAAAGAGTCCAGCAGCAACACGATCAACGGCCAGCAGGCCAGCAAACGCCTGGAGAGTCCCTCACTCGTCAGGAAGTTTTCCAACGGATCGGAGCCCGTCAACATCAGTCCGGTTCGCTCCTCGCCGAGGATCCCAGTTCCGTCCATCGCCGACCCCGTCAGCCCGCGTCCCATCCGCAAACTCAGCGAGAGCCTGCTCCTGTCCAACGGAGGAGGAGCGACGCCGTCGGACGCCACTTTGGCCAGCAACGCCTCGATCCAACCGGTGGCCACGTCCAGTCCTCGATTGGACAATTCGCGAAATCGAACCTCATCCACGACCAGCGAGATGATGAAGGCCATGCCAACCACTCCGCAGCTCCAGCACCGAGACATCTCGCTGGAGGAAACGATCCAGGACATCAGCACTTCGCCCGACTCGTCCCG aatGTCCAACGACATGGCCGGCCTGTCGTGGCTGCAGCGCCAGCAGCAGAAACTCCGCGAGCGCAAGGACTCGATGCGCAGGGCGGAGCGCAATCCGCAAGAAGTGCGACTCATGTCGGAGTTGCAATCCAGCCGACAATTCAGAGGCCAGCAGCTGTTGCAGCACCAGCAATCGACGACGAGTTCGACCATGGGTGGCGGTGGCGGGAGCCACCGACCCGTTGACGACGCCGGTTACCTGAGTGACGTCACCTTGTTCTCGGAGCTCGACATGGTCAACACGTCCCGCGAAGGATCGCCCGACATCCGCAGCCTCTACGCCACGCCCCTACACATCAACACGGCCGGCACTTACGGCCAGTATCAACAG TCGAAAGCGGGCCAGGCCGGGAGTGGCGTTAATAAGACACTGTCATCGTCCAATCCGGCATCTCCGCTGCTCACGCACCGTTCAGCCTCGTTGGAGCGCAGCGGGCGGTACTTGAGCGGTGGCGGGGacatgcaacaacaacaacagcagcagcagcagcaacaacaacaacagcagcagcaaaggtTGACTCTAACGCGTCAAAAGTCCGATATGAGCCATGACCGAGAACGGCCTTTTGTGGCCGTCAAAAGAGCTCACGAGCAGCACATCAAGAcgctcaacaacagcaacggaGGCCAG ctgaACCCCAATGACCTGCTAGTGGCTGCCGCTTCACCTTACGGTTTGATTGGATACCACAACGGATCGTCGCCGACAGAGACGGCGGCGGTGGAGCCGTCGGCCAGCCGAACGGGACTGCTGTCGACCGTGACGGACACGACGTCATCGCCGTCGTCAGCCAACGCGGTACATCAACCGGTCAATCGGCTGGGCAACCTCGACTGGCTCATCCACTCACTCAACACTAACTTGCCTGATCCTGCTGCACTTATCCGCCAGCCTAATCTCACCCCTAACCTCAAACACATGATCCAAGGCggcggcaacaacaacaacaacagcaccgctaccaccaccaacaccacCAGTGTGCATCAGCGATCACCGCAGCATGTTGCCCATCAGGGCAAATCACCTCTCAATAACCGACACCATTCGTTCAGTAGTAGTCTGCCTGCCCGTGCTAATTTTGTCCCGGTGACGGGAATGGCCAGCAACAGCACAAACACTAATAACAAATTCCCCAAATCATCA GATAGCGTCATGTCGTGGAACTCGTCTCTGAGCGGCGACCTTGACATGTCGGGCAACCGTCCGACGACGCCGGCTTTCCCGGTCGTCCCGCGTACACCTTACCTCAACGTCCACCATCAAGGCCACTATGGTGGTGGCCGCCAGTCGATCGACTCGCCCGTCACTCCGACCTCGTCCCATTCAGGAGCCGGTCTGCCACCAAAGAGTCCAACTACCCAACG ACGCTACCCAGCCGGTTTCCAGCAACAGGTTAATATCCAGCCTTATTCGCCCACTCCGCCCTCTACCGCTAAAATCCTTCGCAAATGGCCCTCCAACTCCTCGGTGTCGAG CAAGGAGAGATCGATTTCTCCATCGCCCTCATCCGCCTATTTGGGTCAGTCGCAATCCCGACGTTCTTCCGTCCAATCCGTCAACGGATTGAGCGAGCCGCAAGAAGTCAGCTCTGTTCACGTGAATTTCGTCAAAGACAACTCACGCTattggtacaagcccaacattGCCCGTGAAGATG cAATCAACATGCTTAAGGATCAATCTCCTGGAACGTTCATCGTCCGTGATTCAAACTCTTTCCCCGGAGCTTTCGGTCTGGCCCTCAAGGTGGCCACACCACCTCCGCACGTGGCCGGAAAGAACATTGCCGACCCGTCCAGCGAGCTGGTCCGCCACTTTCTTATCGAGCCGACCTCAAAGGGTGTCCGAATCAAGGGCTGCAGCAATGAACCCGTTTTCG GATCCCTATCGGCACTTATCTACCAGCACTCGGTGACACCGTTAGCTCTGCCCATTAAGCTTGTTCTGCCCGAAAATGATTTGATGCTCAAGGATGGCAGTTCGACGGCCGTTCAATCGCTGGCCAGTCCGACGACTCAATTGCTGACCCAAGGAGCTGCCTGCAGTCTGCTTTATCTCTTCACTATGGACACGGAATCGTTGACCGGGCCCCAAGCCATCCAGCGCACCATGACCCACCTGCTGGACGCCAAACCGCTGCCCGTCCCGACTATTGTTCACTTTAAAGTCTCGTCGCAGGGCATCACTCTCACCGACAACGAGAGGAAACTCTTTTTCAG GCGACATTATCCCGTGTTGACCGTTTCCTATTGTGGACTGGATCCTGAGGATCGACGCTGGAACCAGCGTAGCGAGGAAACGGGATTGCCCATCAGTTCAaa TCGCTGCTTTGGATTTATTGCTCGTAAACAAGCCAGCAAAACTGATAACCAGTGCCACATTTTTGCTGAACTTGAAGCCGAACAGCCAGCCACGGCTATCGTCAACTTCGTCACTAAAGTCATGATGacctcttctccttctccgTCGTCTAGCCACAGCAAGAACAAcgtttga